The Myxococcales bacterium genomic sequence ACCGCTCAGGGGCTGGTCGCACCCAGCGCCAAATACTTGCGAAGGGTTTCCTTACGTTCGTTGTCGAGACCCACGAAGCGGATCCCGAGGTCCATCGGCGTGTCGGGGTTTGCCCAGACCACCTCCCCCCGCGCGGTGATGCAGGTGTCGAGCTCGGGAAAGTTGATGACCAGGTCTACGGGAGTTCCCACGTCCTCGAGCGCATCCGTTTGTATGCACAAGCCGCCGAGCGACAGGTTTTGGATGCGGTGGTTGAGCAGGATCTCGGTGCCGGTGTAGTCCACACGCGCCTCCACCTCGAACCGGGGAAACTCACGGGGATGCTCGCCTTGGTTTGCCATGTGTGCCTTCCGCGCAGGAGACCTAGAATCTCAGTTGCGGGCCGGATTTTCAACGTGGGGTGTGACTTTCCCGCACGTGGTCCCGGACCAAGCCCCTCCGCGGGTGTCCCCCGCGAGCCCACAAGAGCGCCGCTGTAGGCTCGAAATGCAAGCGATCTCGTGTCCGTGCGTGGCAGGCAGTGGCGGATACGAGGTAAACTCTTCGGTATGGCCCACCCGAACGAGGTGAGCGTTCCGGAGGAGATTACGGAGGTCTCCCGGAAAGCCGTACGGTCGCCGCCCACCGCGGGTGTGCCCCGTTTGATCATGCTTTCGGGCCCCCAGGCCGGGCGGAAGTATCCCGTGGGGGCCGACATGACGCTGGGGCGCGGGTCGCAGGCGAGTCTCTACCTCGACGACAAACGTTTGTCTCGGTTGCACGCGCGCATCTACCTGGCGGAACTCGGAACCTACGTTCTCGAGGATCTCCGAAGCCTGAACGGCACGTTCGTCAACGGGGATCGGATCGATACCCACGTACTTGGCTACGGCGACAAGATCCAGGTGGGCTCGTCGACGCTGCTGTTCACCCACGATAACCCTCTCGACGAGCAGCTCGCTCAGATGCAGAAGATGGAGCTGCTCGGGCGCATTGGCGCGGGTATCGCCCACGACTTTAACAACCTCTTGGGCGTCGCGGTGGCGAGCATGGATTACCTCGATACCCTACCCGTCGATCGGAAAGTGGGTGACCCCGACGTGCGGGAGTGCCACGAGGACGTGCGCGCAGCGCTCAAGCGCGCGGCCGAGCTCACGATGCGCCTTTTGGGCGTCGCCCGCCGGGGCGGGTACGTGATGGCTCGCCTGGATCTTGGGGCCTTGGCACGCGAGGTGACCGAGCTCGTGCGTCGGGTGACCTCACAAAACGTTCGTATCGAATGCGATGTGGAGCCTGACGTTTGGGTGATCGGGGACCAGGGGCAGATCCACCAGGCCCTCATGAATCTCTGTATCAACGGTCGCGATGCCATGCCCGCTGGGGGGATCATGCGCGTGAGCGTGCGGCGGGAGAGCGGGCAGGGGCCAGCCGCCGTGCTGGGCGAGTCGGTGGTGGTGTCCGTGGCGGACACGGGGGTGGGCATGGATGAGGAGACCCGCGTACGCGCCTTCGAGTCCTTCTTCACCACGAAGAGCGGCGCGCGGGGTACGGGCCTGGGCCTGGCCACGGTGCTCGAAACCGCGAAGGTCCACGGCGGGTACGTGGACCTGCAAAGCCAGCTGGGCCACGGCACCACCGTTCGTTTGGTCATGCCGGCCGCCCCGCGGGTTCACAAGGGGGGTCCGGGAGCCGAGACGCTGATGGACATCCCCGTGCCCAGCTTCGAGAAGGCCAAAGGCGCGGTGCGCATTCTCCTGGTGGACGACGACGTGGGGGTGCGGCGGTCCCTCTCTCGTCTTTTGGCCATGCACGGCCACGAGGTGGAGCAAGCGACCAACGGACAGGAGGCGGTCGATCTTTACCGAAGCCTGCGGCCCGATCTCGTCCTCATGGACCTGGACATGCCGGTACTGTCAGGCCGCAAAGCCTATGATCAATTGCAGAAGCTGGACCCGCGGGTGCGCGTGGTCTTCATGTCGGGCCATGGCGGGACGGGCACGGCGGGCGGGCCTCCGCCAGGGTGTACGTTCCTTCAAAAACCCTGTGGCATGGACGAGCTTCAGGCCGCGATCGCCTCGGCCGTTCAGCTCGCGTGAGGTGCAAGCTCGGGCGCCGCCGGGTCCCGCACCCCTGGCTTGGGCTTGCGGGTGACGAGCGTGTAAAACGCAGGCACCACGAAGAGGCTGAGCGGGGTGGACAGCAACATGCCGCCGATGATGGCCACCGCCATCGGTAGACGTGTCTCCGAGCCCGGTCCCAAGGCGAGCGCCGCGGGAACGGCGGCCATGATGGTGGCGAGGCTGGTCATCAAGATGGGGCGGAGCCTGACCGGCCCGGCCCTGTGCATGGCCGTCTCCGCGCTCAGCCGCCGACCGGCAGGCGCTTCGTCCCGCAGCTGATTGGCGTAGTCGACCAGGATGATCGAGTTCTTTTTCACGATCCCCATCAGCAGCAGCAGGCCGATCATGCTGAAGAGGTTGATCGTCACGCCCCAAAGGGCGAGCGCAAACAGCGCTCCCGCCATGGACAGTGGCAAGATCGTGAGCACCGTGATCGGGTGGATGAGGCTATTGAACTGTGACGCCAAAATCATGTAAGCCACCACCACGCCCAGCGCGAGGGCGAAGAGCAGGTCCCCCATGGATTCCTGGAATGTCACGCTCTGGCCGCCCACCACCACCCGGTAACCCGCAGGAAGCTTCCGTCCCAGGGCTTCCACGGCGGCCAGCGCCTCGGCTTGGGAGGACCCCGGCGCAACGTTGCCGAACACACTGATCGCGCGTTCTCTGTCGTTGCGGGTCACGGCTTGCAACGCGGGTCTCTCCTCGAACGTCACGAGGCTGCCCAGCGGAATCAGTTGCCCACTGCGGCTGCGTACGTTCAGCCTGTTGATGTCTTCGGGGCGCGAACGCTGGTTCGAGAGCAAGCGAAGCCGCACGTCGATGCGGCGGCCGGCGGCGCTGTATCTGCCGGCCCGCACGCCGCCCACCAGCGCGTTGATGGCGACGGCCACGTCCTCCATCGAAACGCCCACGTCCGCCGCACGCGCCCGATCGGGTTCGATGCGCAGCTCGGGTGTACCCAGTTGATAATCGGTGTCCACGTCCACGGCATGGCCTGAAGCGACCAACGCGTCGGCCATCTGTCGGCTGAGGGTAGTGAGCTGCTCCCATTCCGGGCCGCGCAGGGAGAACTCGATCGGAAAGCCCCGGCTGGCCGCAAAGCCCC encodes the following:
- a CDS encoding TIGR02266 family protein is translated as MANQGEHPREFPRFEVEARVDYTGTEILLNHRIQNLSLGGLCIQTDALEDVGTPVDLVINFPELDTCITARGEVVWANPDTPMDLGIRFVGLDNERKETLRKYLALGATSP
- a CDS encoding response regulator: MAHPNEVSVPEEITEVSRKAVRSPPTAGVPRLIMLSGPQAGRKYPVGADMTLGRGSQASLYLDDKRLSRLHARIYLAELGTYVLEDLRSLNGTFVNGDRIDTHVLGYGDKIQVGSSTLLFTHDNPLDEQLAQMQKMELLGRIGAGIAHDFNNLLGVAVASMDYLDTLPVDRKVGDPDVRECHEDVRAALKRAAELTMRLLGVARRGGYVMARLDLGALAREVTELVRRVTSQNVRIECDVEPDVWVIGDQGQIHQALMNLCINGRDAMPAGGIMRVSVRRESGQGPAAVLGESVVVSVADTGVGMDEETRVRAFESFFTTKSGARGTGLGLATVLETAKVHGGYVDLQSQLGHGTTVRLVMPAAPRVHKGGPGAETLMDIPVPSFEKAKGAVRILLVDDDVGVRRSLSRLLAMHGHEVEQATNGQEAVDLYRSLRPDLVLMDLDMPVLSGRKAYDQLQKLDPRVRVVFMSGHGGTGTAGGPPPGCTFLQKPCGMDELQAAIASAVQLA